AATTCTTCCGCGATGTCGGTCTTGGACTTGCCCTCGAGATAGAACATCCGGGCTATGGCGGCCGTCTGCACCAGTTCCTCCGGGCCCGGGTGGTGTGCGCGGGCTCCGCTCTTCGGGTTCGGCTGCATGGGCATATGGCTACTCACTGATCGTCTTGACGACATTGTCGGTCGGACGCGCGGTGGAATGCATCGCTTACGCCAAGGCGGGTGCAGGGATGCCGAGGGCCAGGACGGTTGTCAGCCCCCGTGTGTGTACCTGCGCGAGACAACGGCCCTGACCCACTTGCCGCCGCCCCTCTCGCGTGCGCAGGTCCAGGACTCGGCGAGAGCGGCGATGATCGCCAGTCCGCGCCCGTGCTCGTCCTCGCGCCCGGCCACACTCTGGACAGGCAGGACCGCGGACCCGTCACGGACCTCGATGTGCAGCGCATCCGGGCGCAGCGCCAGGTTGAGGGTGATCGTCGAGCCTGCACCGTGCTCGCGCTCCGCACGTTCACTCAGCAGCTGAGCGCCGTAGCGGATGGCATTGGTGACCAACTCGCAGACGACCAGCATGGCCGCGTCGACGAGTTCCTCGCCCTCGCCCCACAGGCGCAGAGATCCTTCCGTGAAGGCACGTGCCCGACGCGCGGAGGATGGGACTGCCCGCAGTTCCAGCGAGGCAGATGCGGCTTCTATATCAGGGGGAATGGCGTAATCCGCCACTGCATTCATTTTTCTCGGCCCTTCAAGAAGGTGCGGCGAAACCATTGAGGCACCGCAACGGCCTCAACGGCAGGATCCTCCGACTGATGCAGTGCGGAGATCCGAGAGCCGTGCGCGTCACATGCGACTGGGACGGGGATCTGACCGCGCTGCCACTGTGCTCGACTGAGCACTTGCCTCTCACATGTGCCCTATTTCCATTAAGGCCTCCCGCAAAGCGAGGTCAACAGCGGAAGGCCCGTTAGCCCAAGATTTTCAGAAATTGAGCGGTCAGTGCTCGAACGAGCAGAAGGCGGCCTGCGGCTCGTGACGCCATGCAGTGCGGTGGCTGCGTTCGGTTAATTCGGATGGAGACTGGGGGACACCGACTTCATGGGCGATGGGCGACCTTCATCGGCGACCTGAACCACCACGTCCTCACGACGAGGACGGGGATGTCCGGCGGGGTCGGCGAGCTGGTCGGCGAGTTGGTGGACGAGCCTGTAGAAGGTGGCCGGGGCGGGCGGGCGCACCGAGCCGTCGCCAAGCGAGACGAGCCCGGTGTTGTATCCGTCGGTGTCCGGCCAGGCCTGGGGGGGCGAGCCACCGGGTGCTGCCGGCGGGACGGATCCAGGTGGAGCGGGAGAGCCTGGTGCCGGTCGGGGAGACGAGGGCGCCGTCCCCGGCCGACACCAGGGTGTTCAGCCCGCCTGGGGCGGCCCGGCGCGCGTGTCCCGCCGGCCGGGGTCGTGGCTGCCAGACGAGGACGGGAGTGAGCGCGATGCCGAGCACTCCCTCACCTGCACAGAGGGGGACGAGGCTTCCGGGACGCCACGGAGCTGACAAGACGTCAGAGCATAAGCAGAAGCCGCGTGTTCGGGATGAGTCTCCGGTTCACGCTGGTGCTCTGCACGAAGATCATGAAGTCGTCGTTGTGGTCAGGCTTGATGCGAACTTCCACGTCCGGCAGGCCGAGCAGGGCTCGGGCCTCGGGCCCCGCGTACACCCGGTCCGTCTTCTTCTCCAGCACCGCGATCTGCTTCTGCGCCTGTATCTTCTCCGACTTGCTCAGCTGGTAGAACGCACCACCGGTACGGTAGGTGTGCCCGCATTCGATGACCCAGTCCCTGATTGCTGCATCACGAGTCACCGGGATCAGCTCGTACTGCGACTCATTCACCGGGGTGAGGCCGGCCGCCTTGATGGTGTCCTTGTTGACCGCCTCAGCACCCGTGGAGAACACTGCCCGCGATCCCCGGATGCCCTGGGTGCGCCCCACCATGAATTTCTCGGTGGCCTGCCGGATAACCTGCCCGGCCTCCTCCAGACCCTGTGTGCTCGTGGCGTCCCAGATGGCGATGTTGTCCTTGGGGAAACCGCACTGCATGGCCTCGCGCTTGCCCATCTGGTCAGGCACAAGGACGGCCAGCGTCCAGTTGTCCTCCTGTGTCTCGATCATCTCGGCCACAACCTTGACCAGTTCACGCGGATCCATGGCAGGAGCATCCGGGCAGCGATGGCTTGCGTTCTCCTGCCCGTCGGTGAGTACGAACGTCAGGAAGCTGTGGTCGCCGTACAGTTGAGCTGTCTGCGCCAGCTCATGCTGTGACTTCAGTGCGGCAGCCAGCAGAGCCGTCATTCCACCCACCCGGTACAGCTGCTTCAGCGACGGCATCCGCAGCACGTCCTTGTCGTAGATGACGCACTCCACCTTGTCCGCGAAGACGTACACCGTGACGCGGGTTTCCTGGTCCAGCTCCCTCGATCGGCGGGCGAGATAGGCAATCTGCTGGTCGGCCACTTCGACGACCTTGCGGCTCAGATGCGACATGGACGAACTGGCGTCCAGTACAAGGGCAACGTGATTGATGTAGTTCTGGTTTCCGGACATGGCAGCTCCCCCTCGTTCCGACTCGATGCTCCTACCGTCTCACGCACCACTGACAATCGATCTTGGCTGCCAGCCTGGATGTGCAGCCGACCCGAGTAGGGGCACGGGTGGGACGCAGCACGAGACCCCGGTACGTCAGCGTCGTAGACCTGCCGGGCCGTCACGCTGAGCGGCCGGCCCGCGCGGAGGGCCCGGCGGGACGGCGGTACCCGTCTTGCCGGGACCGCCACCGCGAAGCAGTACCCGGCAGAGCCGCACTTCCGGGCGCAGCGCTTCCGTGGCCAGGGGCGTACTCCGCCGGCTGGGGGAGCACGCCCCTGATCCGGCATCCCTGCCTGATGGCAGCGACGAACAATCCGAGCGTCGCGACGCCGAGTGGTCGGGGCGCCGGGTCAGGGTGCGGTGAACAGGGTCGGGAAGCGGGGGGCCAGCCACGGCCGGGGGCCCCAGGCGAGGACGTGTCCCTGGGCGATGGCGCGCCAGGGATTGAGCCGGCCGAGTGCGATGAGGAGGAAGGCGACGGGATCGAGCAGGATGGTGCAGTCCGCGCGCTGCGCTGGTTCCCCCGGTGTCACCTGCACGGCGCCGTCGGCGAGCGACACGCCGAACGTCTCGCCCCCGCGCAGCCGGATCCGGTATCGGGCCGTGAGTTCGGCCGTGGCCGCGGGGTCCGCGACTCGCGGCATGACCGAGAGCATGAACGGCATGCACAGGCCCACCCTTGCCCGGTCGACCATGTGCGAACGTTTCAGGGCGCGAGCCAGGTCGTATCCATGGCCGAGCATGTGCGTGAGCAGGTACGACGCGAGAACGGACCGGTTCATCAGGCCCAGGGGTGTGGCGGGTGCCGGGCCGTCTGCCGCAGGGCGCGACAGAGCGTCCAGGAACGCCTCGGCCTGCTCCGTGATCATCGTGGCGAGAGGCTCCGCCCGGCGTTCCGCGAAAACGGCGAGGGACTCCGCGTTGGCCTCGGCGAGGCTCTGGGGAGTTCCGTCGCCGTAGGGGCGCTCCCGCCCGGCTGCCAGGTCGGCCATCAGTTCGTTGGCCATGGCCAGGTGGGCGGCGGCCTCGCCGACGGTCCACTGCGACCCCGGCACGGCAAGCGCCGTGTCGCTCGCGCTCCGCACCAGCGTGGCGATCTCCTCGGCAGTGCTCCGGATCGCCTGTCCCAGCCCGTCGGGCAAGGGCCACGAGCCGTCCTGCCCTACCGTCGTGTCCACGTTGCTTGCTCCACTCCCCACCCGCGGGCACGCCCAACGTGCCTGCGGCGCTGGTACCCAACCAGACTCGGGGGCGTGCGACAAGTCCCCGCGCGCCCCCGCTTCGGTCCTGGTGCTCGGCGGCTGCCCGTTCAGTCGTGGGCTACGTCGACCACCCGGAGGCAGACGGGCGTGTAGGACGAGACCGCCGCGCCCTCACCCTGGAGAGCCGCGCGTCTGTCGATGGGTGTTCAGGGGGCGAATGCCGCTGAGGGTTCGGATCGTGCACGGGCGCTGGTGCCCGCGTCTCGTGGCCGCAAGACGCATGGCTGGTCACATGGTGGGCGGCCGGACGAAAAGTGGGCCAAGCCGACGACAGCCTGGCAGACCGCGCCGAGCCGTACCCCCGCGCGGACTGGATCAGCCCGGTCGCCCAACCGCCGCCACGGGCGTGCCCAGCCCACCAGGTAAGCCCTGAGTGCGGAGTCCCTGTTCGGGGACGGTGCGTTCTACGGGTAGCTCAGGGGCGCGACCGGCGCGGTTCAGGGGGTGCTGGGGGCGCGGTCTGCGTCCGGGGCCGGCAGATAGCTCGCCAGGCCGCGCAGGATGATCTCCAGGCCGATGTCGAACCTCTCGTCGGAGGAGTCCGTCACCATCAGCCCGGACAGTGCGCGCAGGTGGGGGAAGTGCTGCGCGGGCAGGGACGCGAAGTAGTTCTGCATCTCGCCGGCCATCTCGGGCCAGTCGGGGCGGGCCGCGGAGGCGGCGTTGCCGCCGTGCTGAGCGGCCCGGTCCCGCCACATGCCCTCCTCCAGGACGAACCCGTCGATGTAGGTGGAGATGAGGTCCCCGGCCTCCGCCGCGATGCGGTCGGGCAGCCCGGCGGTGCGGAAGATGGCCAGCAACGCCTCGACATGCGGCAGCAGTTCGGCGGTGAAGGGGACGTGCCCCATGGAGATCCTGGCCATGTCACGGTGGGACAGCAGACGTCGGCGCCACGCACGGGCGAAGTCCCGTAGCTGTTCCTGCCAGTGCTCCGGATCGGGTGCGGGGAGCGCGTAGCCCTCGAAGAGCCGTGTGTACATGAGCTCCAGGAGGTCGTCCTTGGAGCTGACGTGGGCGTAGAGAGCGGAGACCGCGACCCCCAGTTCGGCCGCCACCTGACGCATCGAAAGGCCGTCGAGCCCGTGCCGGTCCAGCACGGTGAGGGCGGCGTCGACGACGCGCTCGCGCGACAGCGGCGCGCGTGCGGGCGCGATGTGGGCGCGAGAGGGGCGCTCGCGCTCCCACGGGGACGGCGGAGGGGGTGCGGGGGTGCCGGCGGCCGCGTCGCTCATGGGGACCAGTCTAGGGACCGGGAGAACAGTGTTCTGCCCAGGGTGAGGCACCCCCCACCAAGACGCGATATATCTTGTCACGGTCGAGAGATTGCGCTATATCTCAATGAACGACGTTCTCTCGTTGAGCACTGTTCTGCTACGGTGAACAGTGTTCTTCCGAGTGTCCGGTCGGCCGCCTCCCTGGGCCGTACCAGCGAGCCGGGCAGTTTGCATCCAACCGACCACCGTGCCCGCCGACCCCTCACCGCGGCGCGGCCTGCTACGAGGAGTTTCCGATGTCCACCACCGGTGTCGCGTCCGTCGAGACGCCCACCGACTCGCCAGCGCCCTACCGGTGGCGCTGGGCTGCGCTCTTCGTGATCCTCGCGGCCGAGGTGATGGATCTCCTCGACGCAGTCGTCACGAATATCGCCGGCCCCTCCATGCGGGCCGACCTCGGCGGAGGTGCCTCCACCCTCCAGTGGCTCGCCGCCGCGTACACCCTCTCGATGGCCGTCGGACTGGTCACCGGCGGCCGGCTCGGGGACATCCACGGGCGTCGCCGGATGTTCCTGACGGGAGCCGTCGGCTTCACCCTGGGCTCGCTGCTGTGCGCGGTCTCCGTCTCGCCCGAGATGCTGATCGCCGCGCGCGTCGTCCAGGGCCTGTTCGGCGCGGTGATGCTGCCGCAGGGCCTCGGGATGATCAAGGAGATGTTCCCGCCGAAGGAGTCGCAGAAGGCCTTCGGCATGTTCGGCCCGGTCATGGGGCTGTCCGCGGTGTGCGGGCCGATCCTGGCGGGCTGGCTCGTGGACGCCGACTACTTCGGCACCGGCTGGCGGATGATCTTCCTGATCAACCTGCCGCTGGGTGCCGCCGCCTTCCTCGGGGCGCTGCGCTACCTGCCCAGGGGCCGGTCCGGCGACAAGCCGCGCCTCGACATACCCGGCATGCTCCTGGTCTCGCTGGCCGCGCTGCTCATCATCTTCCCGCTGGTCCAGGGCCGTGAGTACGACTGGCCCGGGTGGACGTTCGCGATGATGGCCGCGTCGGTGGCCGTCTTCGTCGCCTTCGCCCTCTACGAGTCGCGCCGCAGCAAGGCCGGCCGTGACTCGCTGGTCGTCCCCAGCCTCTTCCGCAAGCGCGGGTTCAGCGGCGGCATGACACTCGGGCTGGTCTTCTTCTCGACCATGCAGGGCTTCATGCTCGTCTTCAACCTCTACACTCAGATCGGCCTCGGCTACTCGCCGCTGAAGGCGGGTCTGGTGATGGTGCCCTGGTCCGGCGGCATGATCGTCGGTTTCGGGGTCGCTCAGGGTGTCGTCCGGTTCGGCCGGGCCGTGCTCCAGGCGGGCACGGTGGTCATGGCGCTCGGCGTGTTCGGCGTGTGGCTGACCCTCGACATGGTGGGCGGCGGCGTCGGCCCCTGGCAGCTCGTGCCGGCCCTGCTCGTCACCGGCACCGGGATGGGCCTGCTCATGGCACCCTTCTTCGACATCGTGCTCGCCAGCGTCGAGCAGCACGAGACGGGCTCGGCGTCCGGCACGATGACCGCGATGCAGCAACTCGGCGGCGCCTTCGGCGTGGCACTCCTCGGCACCGTGTTCTTCGGCCTGCTGGGCGGAGGTATCGCCACCGCCGTCGACCACCACTCGGCCGGCCTGCGGGGTCAGTTGAGCGCCGTGCACGTGGCGCCGGCCGCCCAGGACCGTGTCGTGGCGGACCTGCGGCGGTGTGCCTCGGACCGTGCCGTCGCCAAGGATCCCGCCGCCACCCCGGCGTCCTGCGCCCGCCTGGAGGAGGACACCCGGTCCGCCGTGACGTCGCCGCAGGCCGGCGCCCGGATACCCGGTGCGCTGGAGACCACCGCGAAGTCGGCCTTCCGTAGCGGTTTCGGCTCCGTGATGAAGACGGTGCTGTGGATCGTCGACGGCATGCTCGTCCTGACGTTCCTGCTCTCCTTCCTCCTGCCGCGACACGCACGCCCCGAGGGCTCCGGCGGTCACTGAGCCCGGCAGCCTCGGCGAGACGAACGGCCGGGCACCACCCAGCGGTGGCTGCCCGGCCGGCCCGTTTCCACCGACGCCCCGCCCGAGCGGGCCGCAAGAGGTCCCGCGCGTCCGTACGAGGAGTTGCTGTTCCCGTCGACCGTCACGCGTAGCGCCTGCCGCACCGGCGCCCCGCGGGTCGCGGTGGCACATCGCTGCGGCATACTGACGCCTCACCGCTGCAACAAAATGTTTAAGGAGGGGAAGTTGGCAGCCTGTTTCAGGACGGTCACACAAGTGGGAGAGGTGCATCTCGCCCAAGCGGAGGCCCTGGGGCGTGCCTTCCAGGAGGCGATCGCGCCCGCCACCGTCAACTACGACTTCGGTCACATTCGAGATGCCGCAACCAAGCTTCCGGACAGCGACATCGTCAAGTTGGTCCGCGGTTGGGGGCTCCAGGAGGAGGCGCCGATCCTGGTGATGGTGCTCTCCCTCAAGGATGCGGTCCGCCAGGCGCTCCCGCCCGAGGCGGCTCAGGCGTCGTTCTGGGACACCGTAGAGCGCGGCCTCGTGGATGCCTTCACCGGTCTCGCGGCGCAGGAGGGCGAACCGGGACTGGCTTACTACGAGGAGGGGCCGGACCACACGAGCTACTACCGCGATCTGTTCTTCGCTCTCCAGGACGAGGAAGCCGGGCCGTACCTGCGCGCCGTTGCCTTCTGCGCCGACGTCACCGTCGGCTTGGGCAAGTCCCGTGTGGGGAGCCTGGGCCTGACCGACACCGCACCGTTCGCGGTCCGGCTCAACGCGATCGTGGTGCGCCAGAAGCTCACGAACGTGACCTGACCTCCGGGCATCGTCGGCCTGACGCCTCCTCACTCCGCCGACGCACCGCGCGTGGAGACCCCGACCACGGACGAGGAGTACGCCGCGCTCGCCGAGGCATTCGGCGGCGTCTTCGCCTCCTCCGCGCAGGGTCGAGCTGGACGGTCCCCCGGCGGACCGCGAAGCGCCGGTCACCGCGGCCGAGATGCAGGCCAGCCTGCGCCGCGTCAGCGGCGCCGACGTCCGCATGACCACGGTCACCTTCGGCACGCGCTTCACGGACAACGCGCGGTAGGCGACGACCTGCCGGCGCGGTCGCGTGCCGCTCTGCGGCGACGCCGCCCACGTGCACTCACCGTTCAGTGGCCAGGGCCTGAACCTGGGCATCGGCGATGCCGTCAATCTCGGCTGGAAGCTCGCCGCCACCGTGCAGGGGTGGGCGCCCGAGGACCTGCTCGACACCTACACCAGCGAACGGCACCCGATCGGCGCCTGGGTGCTCGACTGGACCCGTGCGCAGGTGGCCGTGATGCGCGGCGACGCGGACAGCCGTGCCCTCAGAGATGCGGCCACCGATTTCCTCGGTACACGGGACGGGGCGACCTACTACGTGAAGCGGATCTCCGGTCTGTGGCAGCGCTACGACCTGGGGAACGGCCGTCCGCTGGTCGGCATGACGATGCCCAACCTCCGGCTGGATGACGGCACATGGCTCTCCGGCCGCACCCACGAGGGCCGGGCCCTGCTCGTCGATCTCGCCGGGGACGACCGGCTGGCAGCCCTGGCCAAGCCGTACGCCGGGCGTCTGGAGCTGGTCCGGGGCAGTTCGGACGGCGCCGGGGTGAACGGCCTGCTGGTACGTCCCGACGGCTTCGTGGCCTGGGCGTCGGCCGCCAGTGACCCCGCGGGCCTGGAAGTCGCCCTGACACGCTGGTTGGGGGACGGTACGGGCCGCTGCGACTAGCGACCGTCCCGCACCTGGCGGCCGGCGCGCAGGCATGTCTCGAGCGCTTCCACGAGGGAGTGCGGCCGGGTCTTCAGGATGACGACCCCGCCGCACCCGGGCCCGACCGGGAACGGCGGCGCCCGGATTCGCACCCTCCCAGGGCATGGGGGCGGCCGTCGCCCGGCGGCTCGCCGGCGACGGCATCCGGGTCGTCGTCAATTCCGCGCGGAGTGCGTCGGCGGGCAAGGAGCTCGCAGCCGAACTGCCCGACGCGGTGTACGTGCAGGGCGACGTGGCCGACACGGCGGACGCGGGCCGGATCGTGGCGGAGACGATCGAGACATACGGTCGGCTCGACATCCTGGTGAACAACGC
Above is a genomic segment from Streptomyces fodineus containing:
- a CDS encoding maleylpyruvate isomerase family mycothiol-dependent enzyme, giving the protein MDTTVGQDGSWPLPDGLGQAIRSTAEEIATLVRSASDTALAVPGSQWTVGEAAAHLAMANELMADLAAGRERPYGDGTPQSLAEANAESLAVFAERRAEPLATMITEQAEAFLDALSRPAADGPAPATPLGLMNRSVLASYLLTHMLGHGYDLARALKRSHMVDRARVGLCMPFMLSVMPRVADPAATAELTARYRIRLRGGETFGVSLADGAVQVTPGEPAQRADCTILLDPVAFLLIALGRLNPWRAIAQGHVLAWGPRPWLAPRFPTLFTAP
- a CDS encoding vWA domain-containing protein, with protein sequence MSGNQNYINHVALVLDASSSMSHLSRKVVEVADQQIAYLARRSRELDQETRVTVYVFADKVECVIYDKDVLRMPSLKQLYRVGGMTALLAAALKSQHELAQTAQLYGDHSFLTFVLTDGQENASHRCPDAPAMDPRELVKVVAEMIETQEDNWTLAVLVPDQMGKREAMQCGFPKDNIAIWDATSTQGLEEAGQVIRQATEKFMVGRTQGIRGSRAVFSTGAEAVNKDTIKAAGLTPVNESQYELIPVTRDAAIRDWVIECGHTYRTGGAFYQLSKSEKIQAQKQIAVLEKKTDRVYAGPEARALLGLPDVEVRIKPDHNDDFMIFVQSTSVNRRLIPNTRLLLML
- a CDS encoding TetR/AcrR family transcriptional regulator C-terminal domain-containing protein, with protein sequence MSDAAAGTPAPPPPSPWERERPSRAHIAPARAPLSRERVVDAALTVLDRHGLDGLSMRQVAAELGVAVSALYAHVSSKDDLLELMYTRLFEGYALPAPDPEHWQEQLRDFARAWRRRLLSHRDMARISMGHVPFTAELLPHVEALLAIFRTAGLPDRIAAEAGDLISTYIDGFVLEEGMWRDRAAQHGGNAASAARPDWPEMAGEMQNYFASLPAQHFPHLRALSGLMVTDSSDERFDIGLEIILRGLASYLPAPDADRAPSTP
- a CDS encoding MFS transporter, producing the protein MSTTGVASVETPTDSPAPYRWRWAALFVILAAEVMDLLDAVVTNIAGPSMRADLGGGASTLQWLAAAYTLSMAVGLVTGGRLGDIHGRRRMFLTGAVGFTLGSLLCAVSVSPEMLIAARVVQGLFGAVMLPQGLGMIKEMFPPKESQKAFGMFGPVMGLSAVCGPILAGWLVDADYFGTGWRMIFLINLPLGAAAFLGALRYLPRGRSGDKPRLDIPGMLLVSLAALLIIFPLVQGREYDWPGWTFAMMAASVAVFVAFALYESRRSKAGRDSLVVPSLFRKRGFSGGMTLGLVFFSTMQGFMLVFNLYTQIGLGYSPLKAGLVMVPWSGGMIVGFGVAQGVVRFGRAVLQAGTVVMALGVFGVWLTLDMVGGGVGPWQLVPALLVTGTGMGLLMAPFFDIVLASVEQHETGSASGTMTAMQQLGGAFGVALLGTVFFGLLGGGIATAVDHHSAGLRGQLSAVHVAPAAQDRVVADLRRCASDRAVAKDPAATPASCARLEEDTRSAVTSPQAGARIPGALETTAKSAFRSGFGSVMKTVLWIVDGMLVLTFLLSFLLPRHARPEGSGGH
- a CDS encoding Type-2Aa cytolytic delta-endotoxin, producing the protein MFKEGKLAACFRTVTQVGEVHLAQAEALGRAFQEAIAPATVNYDFGHIRDAATKLPDSDIVKLVRGWGLQEEAPILVMVLSLKDAVRQALPPEAAQASFWDTVERGLVDAFTGLAAQEGEPGLAYYEEGPDHTSYYRDLFFALQDEEAGPYLRAVAFCADVTVGLGKSRVGSLGLTDTAPFAVRLNAIVVRQKLTNVT
- a CDS encoding ATP-binding protein, coding for MADYAIPPDIEAASASLELRAVPSSARRARAFTEGSLRLWGEGEELVDAAMLVVCELVTNAIRYGAQLLSERAEREHGAGSTITLNLALRPDALHIEVRDGSAVLPVQSVAGREDEHGRGLAIIAALAESWTCARERGGGKWVRAVVSRRYTHGG